The following are encoded in a window of Streptomyces sp. 11x1 genomic DNA:
- a CDS encoding alpha/beta hydrolase, protein MAQQAMPVRTPRLGRTIGPEPSTVSGVVLLLPAGDEASTRRPSPMIATASVRALGRRLARAGRAEGLATHVVHYRYRGWNGSQARLARDAEWAADEVVRRYGDVPVCLAGLHMGARAALHAGGHEAVNSVLAIAPWLPEEDVAAPPEPVKQLAGRRVLIVHGTNDERVDPELSFRYAARAKKTNPDICRFEVHADRHGLTQYRDEVHALAADFVMGVLFGRAFARPVEDALAAPPPLGLRMPLASGFGGARSQRGV, encoded by the coding sequence ATGGCGCAGCAAGCAATGCCGGTACGTACGCCCCGACTTGGGCGGACGATCGGCCCGGAGCCGAGCACGGTCAGCGGGGTCGTCCTGCTGCTCCCGGCCGGCGACGAGGCATCCACCCGCAGACCCTCCCCCATGATCGCGACGGCGTCCGTGCGCGCCCTCGGCCGCCGACTCGCCCGCGCGGGCCGCGCAGAGGGGCTGGCCACGCATGTCGTGCACTACCGCTACCGAGGATGGAACGGCTCTCAGGCGCGGCTGGCGCGGGACGCCGAGTGGGCCGCGGACGAGGTCGTCCGGCGTTACGGAGACGTCCCGGTGTGTCTCGCCGGGCTCCACATGGGGGCGCGGGCCGCGCTGCACGCGGGCGGGCACGAGGCCGTCAACTCCGTGCTGGCCATCGCTCCCTGGTTGCCCGAGGAGGATGTGGCGGCGCCGCCCGAACCGGTGAAACAGCTGGCCGGGCGGCGGGTGCTGATCGTGCACGGGACGAACGACGAGCGGGTGGATCCCGAGTTGTCGTTCCGGTACGCGGCGCGGGCGAAGAAGACGAACCCCGACATCTGCCGGTTCGAGGTGCACGCGGATCGGCACGGGTTGACGCAGTACCGGGACGAGGTGCACGCGTTGGCCGCGGATTTCGTGATGGGGGTGTTGTTCGGGCGGGCGTTCGCGCGGCCTGTGGAGGACGCGCTCGCGGCGCCGCCGCCGTTGGGGTTGCGGATGCCGCTTGCCTCCGGCTTCGGGGGGGCTCGCTCGCAGAGGGGTGTCTGA
- a CDS encoding LysR substrate-binding domain-containing protein, producing MKHQQRSGSRLSLSGDTEDIEHTGHGDQGGDIEEIVLRLAPRLAYFAGVARTEHVTRAAQEMRVPQSTLSRAMVRLEQDLGVDLFARRGRTVSLTHAGRTFHTSVERALTEIERAADEVRADADPATGKVAFGFLHTMGAETVPGLLQAFRAEHPRVRFSLVQNYGEAMLERLRAGELDLCLTSPVPDAPDLVARRLDEQKLRLVVPADHRLAARKRVRLAEAADETFVTLEPGYGMRRITDDLCKEAGFKPRIAFEGEEAETLRGLVAAGLGVALLPPPAVPRPGVVELTVTAPRAAREIGVAWLDGHPDTPPVAAFKKFLLSRRGNLLSS from the coding sequence ATGAAGCATCAGCAGAGGTCAGGGTCGCGGCTGTCGCTGTCCGGTGACACAGAAGACATCGAGCACACCGGGCACGGCGACCAGGGCGGGGACATCGAGGAGATCGTCCTGCGGCTCGCCCCCCGCCTCGCCTACTTCGCCGGGGTCGCCCGCACCGAGCACGTCACCCGGGCCGCGCAGGAGATGCGGGTCCCGCAGTCGACGCTGTCACGGGCGATGGTCCGCCTGGAACAGGACCTGGGCGTCGACCTGTTCGCCCGCCGGGGGCGCACGGTCTCCCTCACCCACGCCGGCCGCACCTTCCACACCTCCGTCGAGCGCGCCCTCACCGAGATCGAACGCGCCGCCGACGAGGTCCGCGCCGACGCCGACCCCGCCACCGGCAAGGTCGCCTTCGGCTTCCTGCACACCATGGGCGCCGAGACCGTCCCCGGCCTCCTCCAGGCCTTCCGCGCCGAGCACCCCCGCGTCCGCTTCAGCCTCGTCCAGAACTACGGCGAGGCCATGCTGGAGCGCCTGCGCGCGGGCGAACTCGACCTCTGCCTCACCTCGCCCGTCCCGGACGCCCCCGACCTGGTCGCCCGCCGCCTCGACGAACAGAAGCTCCGCCTCGTCGTCCCCGCCGACCACCGCCTCGCCGCCCGCAAACGCGTCCGCCTCGCCGAGGCCGCCGACGAAACCTTCGTCACCCTCGAACCCGGCTACGGCATGCGCCGCATCACCGACGACCTCTGCAAGGAGGCCGGCTTCAAACCCCGTATCGCCTTCGAGGGCGAGGAGGCGGAGACCCTACGGGGCCTGGTGGCGGCGGGCCTGGGCGTGGCGCTCCTCCCGCCCCCCGCCGTCCCCCGGCCGGGAGTGGTGGAGCTGACGGTCACGGCCCCGAGAGCGGCCCGCGAAATCGGCGTCGCCTGGCTCGACGGCCACCCGGACACACCCCCGGTGGCAGCCTTCAAGAAGTTCCTGCTGTCGAGAAGGGGCAACTTGCTGAGCAGCTGA
- a CDS encoding MFS transporter, producing MPSASTEAPTSVGAGSVITPIDSRVAPGGPGYRRMSLALFLAGVATFALLYSTQALLPLISDGFGTTASAASWTVSAATGALALFVLPMSALSERFGRRTLMTASLAVAVTVGLLIPFAPSLGALVVLRAVQGAALAGVPASATAYLAEEVRPKALITAIGLFVAGNSVGGMSGRVVTGWVAQEWGWRVALGVLGVVAVGCAVAFRLLLPAPRHFVAGSLRPAVLGRTVRAHLANPLLRRLYAIGALFMTVFGAVYTVIGYRLTDAPFSLPQGVIGSIFLVYLVGTVSASTAGKLVGRLGRRGTLYLAGGTTTAGLLVSLSDSLPLVLLGLVLITAGFFAGHAAASSAVSHTAKEGRAQASALYQSAYYVGSSAGSTLGAVAFHAGGWGGTVALGLLAVLGVVGITVVGSHAARRAPVPVH from the coding sequence ATGCCTTCCGCGAGTACCGAGGCGCCCACCAGCGTGGGCGCCGGATCAGTCATCACCCCCATCGATTCCCGTGTGGCCCCGGGCGGGCCCGGCTACCGGCGGATGAGCCTCGCGCTGTTCCTCGCGGGTGTCGCGACCTTCGCCCTCCTCTACTCCACGCAGGCGCTGCTGCCGTTGATCTCCGACGGTTTCGGAACGACGGCGAGCGCGGCCAGTTGGACGGTGTCGGCGGCGACGGGTGCGCTGGCGCTGTTCGTGCTGCCGATGAGCGCCCTGTCGGAGCGGTTCGGGCGGCGGACGTTGATGACCGCGTCGCTGGCGGTCGCGGTGACGGTCGGGCTGCTGATCCCCTTCGCGCCCTCGCTGGGGGCGCTCGTGGTGCTGCGGGCCGTGCAGGGTGCCGCGCTGGCCGGGGTGCCGGCCTCGGCCACCGCCTACCTCGCCGAGGAGGTGCGACCCAAGGCGCTCATCACCGCGATCGGTCTCTTCGTCGCCGGCAACAGCGTCGGCGGCATGAGCGGTCGGGTCGTCACCGGGTGGGTCGCCCAGGAGTGGGGCTGGCGGGTCGCGCTGGGCGTGCTCGGGGTGGTCGCGGTCGGCTGCGCGGTGGCCTTCCGGCTGCTGCTGCCCGCGCCGAGGCACTTCGTGGCCGGGTCGCTGCGGCCCGCGGTGCTGGGCCGTACGGTCCGGGCGCACCTCGCCAACCCGCTGCTGCGTCGGTTGTACGCGATCGGCGCGCTGTTCATGACCGTCTTCGGGGCGGTGTACACGGTGATCGGCTACCGACTGACCGACGCGCCGTTCTCCCTGCCGCAGGGGGTCATCGGGTCGATCTTCCTGGTGTATCTGGTGGGCACGGTGTCGGCGTCGACCGCCGGGAAGCTGGTGGGCAGGCTGGGGCGCCGGGGCACGCTGTATCTGGCGGGCGGTACGACGACCGCCGGTCTGCTGGTGTCGCTGTCCGACTCGCTCCCGCTGGTCCTGCTCGGACTCGTCCTGATCACCGCCGGGTTCTTCGCCGGGCACGCCGCCGCGTCGTCGGCGGTGAGTCACACGGCGAAGGAGGGGCGGGCTCAGGCGTCGGCGCTGTATCAGTCGGCGTACTACGTGGGTTCCAGCGCGGGCAGCACGCTGGGGGCGGTGGCCTTCCATGCGGGCGGCTGGGGCGGGACGGTCGCCCTGGGGCTGCTGGCGGTTTTGGGGGTCGTGGGGATCACGGTGGTGGGGTCCCACGCGGCGCGGCGGGCCCCGGTCCCGGTTCACTGA
- a CDS encoding sigma-70 family RNA polymerase sigma factor yields MSDGTATAELDVRLEKHRVELTGYCYRMLGSSFEAEDAVQDTMIRAWRSYEKFEGRSSLRSWLYRIATNVCLDMLTAGNKRARPMDLTDSTPLAQAALSPRPDNTWLEPVPDARVLPTTDDPAEAAVAKESVRLAFVAALQKLPSKQRAVLILREVLAWKAGEVAELLDTSVASVNSALQRARATLAEGEGKVAPADVSDPLDDEQQKLLERYVAAFEGYDMAALTALLHEDAVMTMPPFDLWLTGTGDITGFMTTLGAPCAGSHLVPVAVNGLPGFAQYKPDPEKGGFSAWAVQALEISEGRIAGFHCFLDTARWFPLFGLPLHLEGKPDQAQ; encoded by the coding sequence ATGAGCGACGGTACGGCGACGGCGGAACTGGACGTCCGGCTGGAGAAACACCGGGTCGAGCTGACCGGGTACTGCTATCGGATGCTGGGGTCGTCCTTCGAGGCCGAGGACGCCGTGCAGGACACGATGATCAGGGCCTGGCGGAGTTACGAGAAGTTCGAGGGGCGGTCCTCCCTGCGGTCCTGGCTCTACCGGATCGCCACGAACGTCTGTCTCGACATGCTGACCGCGGGGAACAAGCGGGCCCGGCCCATGGATCTCACCGACTCGACGCCGCTCGCGCAGGCCGCCCTCTCCCCCCGCCCCGACAACACCTGGCTGGAGCCGGTGCCGGACGCCCGGGTGCTGCCGACCACCGACGATCCGGCGGAGGCCGCCGTGGCCAAGGAGTCCGTGCGGCTGGCGTTCGTCGCGGCGCTGCAGAAGCTGCCGTCCAAGCAGCGGGCGGTGCTCATCCTGCGCGAGGTGCTGGCGTGGAAGGCCGGCGAGGTCGCCGAGCTGCTGGACACGTCCGTGGCCTCGGTGAACAGCGCTCTCCAGCGGGCCCGCGCGACCCTCGCCGAGGGCGAGGGGAAGGTCGCGCCGGCCGATGTCTCCGACCCGCTCGACGACGAGCAGCAGAAGCTGCTGGAGCGCTATGTGGCCGCCTTCGAGGGGTACGACATGGCGGCACTGACGGCCCTGCTGCACGAGGACGCGGTCATGACGATGCCGCCGTTCGACCTGTGGCTGACCGGCACCGGCGACATCACCGGCTTCATGACCACGCTCGGCGCGCCCTGCGCCGGATCGCACCTCGTGCCGGTCGCGGTCAACGGGCTGCCGGGCTTCGCGCAGTACAAGCCGGACCCGGAGAAGGGCGGCTTCAGCGCATGGGCGGTGCAGGCGCTGGAGATATCAGAGGGCCGGATCGCCGGATTCCACTGCTTCCTCGACACCGCCCGCTGGTTCCCCCTCTTCGGCCTGCCCCTCCACCTCGAAGGCAAGCCCGACCAGGCCCAGTAG
- a CDS encoding STAS domain-containing protein, with protein MSSGTLPGLPIVDATTPAVLVLPGPVTRDETPRLCAEVRARLAETGGGTVVCDVAGVGPPGLAVVDVLARMQLTARRAGGRIRLRDPDPALCALLGLVGLAFEVEGQAEEGEPAGGVEEAVESGDPAL; from the coding sequence ATGAGTTCCGGGACGCTCCCCGGTCTACCGATCGTGGACGCGACGACACCCGCCGTACTCGTGCTGCCAGGCCCCGTCACCCGGGACGAGACGCCTCGGCTCTGTGCCGAGGTACGCGCGCGACTGGCGGAGACCGGGGGCGGGACCGTGGTGTGCGACGTCGCCGGTGTCGGACCGCCGGGCCTGGCCGTCGTCGACGTACTGGCGCGGATGCAGCTCACCGCCCGCCGGGCCGGGGGCCGCATACGGCTGCGGGACCCCGACCCGGCGCTGTGCGCGCTACTGGGCCTGGTCGGGCTTGCCTTCGAGGTGGAGGGGCAGGCCGAAGAGGGGGAACCAGCGGGCGGTGTCGAGGAAGCAGTGGAATCCGGCGATCCGGCCCTCTGA
- a CDS encoding thymidine phosphorylase, whose amino-acid sequence MAMDAISVIRTKRDRGELSDEQIDWVIDAYTRGEVADYQMAALNMAILLNGMDRREIARWTAAMIASGERMDFSSLSRPTADKHSTGGVGDKITLPLAPLVAACGAAVPQLSGRGLGHTGGTLDKLESIPGWRALLSNEEMLNVLDEVGAVICAAGDGLAPADKKLYALRDVTGTVEAIPLIASSIMSKKIAEGTGSLVLDVKVGTGAFMKTIEDARELASTMVGLGTDHGVKTVALLTDMSTPLGLTAGNALEVRESVEVLAGGGPADVVELTVALAREMLDAAGVKDTDPAKALADGSAMDAWRRMIAAQGGDPDAPLPTSREQHVVTATASGVLTRLDAYDIGIAAWRLGAGRARKEDPVQAAAGVELHAKPGDTVTEGQPLLTLHTDTPERFDYALEAVRGSYDIAAPGTAYSPTPIVLDRIA is encoded by the coding sequence ATGGCCATGGACGCCATCTCAGTCATCCGCACCAAGCGGGACCGCGGCGAGCTCAGCGACGAGCAGATCGACTGGGTCATCGACGCGTACACCCGCGGCGAGGTCGCCGACTACCAGATGGCCGCCCTCAACATGGCGATCCTCCTCAACGGCATGGACCGCCGCGAGATCGCCCGCTGGACGGCCGCGATGATCGCCTCCGGCGAGCGCATGGACTTCTCGTCCCTGTCCCGTCCCACCGCCGACAAACACTCCACGGGCGGCGTCGGCGACAAGATCACCCTGCCCCTGGCACCGCTGGTGGCGGCCTGCGGCGCGGCGGTACCGCAGCTCTCCGGCCGGGGCCTCGGCCACACCGGCGGCACCCTGGACAAGCTGGAGTCCATCCCCGGCTGGCGCGCCCTGCTCTCCAACGAGGAAATGCTGAACGTCCTGGACGAGGTCGGCGCGGTCATCTGCGCGGCGGGCGACGGCCTGGCCCCGGCGGACAAGAAGCTCTACGCGCTCCGCGACGTCACGGGCACGGTCGAGGCCATCCCGCTGATCGCCTCCTCGATCATGTCGAAGAAGATCGCCGAGGGTACGGGGTCCCTCGTCCTGGACGTGAAGGTCGGCACCGGCGCCTTCATGAAGACCATCGAGGACGCGCGGGAACTGGCGTCGACGATGGTCGGCCTCGGCACCGACCACGGGGTGAAGACCGTCGCCCTCCTGACGGACATGTCGACCCCCCTCGGTCTCACCGCCGGCAACGCCCTCGAAGTCCGCGAGTCGGTCGAGGTCCTGGCGGGCGGCGGCCCGGCGGACGTCGTCGAGCTGACCGTCGCCCTCGCCCGCGAAATGCTCGACGCGGCCGGGGTGAAGGACACCGACCCGGCGAAGGCCCTGGCCGACGGCTCGGCGATGGACGCCTGGCGCCGCATGATCGCCGCCCAGGGCGGCGACCCGGACGCCCCGCTGCCGACCTCGCGCGAGCAGCACGTGGTCACGGCGACCGCCTCCGGGGTCCTGACCCGCCTGGACGCGTACGACATCGGCATCGCCGCCTGGCGCCTGGGCGCCGGACGCGCCCGCAAGGAGGACCCGGTCCAGGCCGCTGCCGGCGTCGAGCTGCACGCCAAGCCCGGCGACACGGTCACCGAGGGCCAGCCCCTGCTGACGCTGCACACCGACACGCCCGAGCGCTTCGACTACGCCCTGGAGGCCGTGCGGGGGTCGTACGACATCGCGGCCCCCGGCACCGCGTACTCCCCGACCCCGATCGTGCTGGACCGCATCGCCTGA
- a CDS encoding cytidine deaminase, which produces MTAGAPAEADWDELRALARDAMSHAYAPYSGYPVGVAARVDDGRTVSGCNVENASYGLGLCAECGLVSELQRTGGGRLTHFTCVDGKGEILVPCGRCRQLLYEFGGPGLLLETPAGILPLSEMLPQAFGPGHLTK; this is translated from the coding sequence GTGACCGCCGGCGCACCGGCCGAGGCCGACTGGGACGAGCTGCGCGCCCTCGCGCGGGACGCCATGTCCCACGCGTACGCCCCGTACTCGGGCTACCCGGTGGGCGTGGCCGCCCGTGTCGACGACGGCCGCACGGTCTCCGGCTGCAACGTCGAGAACGCCTCGTACGGCCTCGGTCTGTGCGCCGAGTGCGGACTGGTCTCGGAGCTGCAGCGCACCGGCGGCGGCCGGCTGACGCACTTCACCTGCGTCGACGGCAAGGGCGAGATCCTCGTGCCCTGCGGCCGCTGCCGACAACTGCTGTACGAGTTCGGCGGCCCCGGCCTGTTGCTGGAGACCCCGGCGGGAATCCTGCCCCTCTCGGAGATGCTGCCCCAGGCCTTCGGCCCGGGCCATCTCACCAAGTGA
- a CDS encoding ABC transporter permease has product MTTSTTATDLNQPSLEPTAPTGRKMSLPVLLLVIAGVLALTSIVRIITGADGITNVSQMSTALELAVPIGLAGLGGLWAERAGVVNIGLEGMMILGTWFGAWAGFQYGPWTGVLVGIAGGAIGGLLHAFVTVTFNVNHIVSGVAINILALGATRYLAPLAFEGHQGGSAKQSPPVESIGDFTIPGLSDALSELNSKGWFFISDLAGLLGGLVTNVSWLTLVAVALIPATWWILWRSAFGLRLRSCGENPIAAESLGVNVYKYKYLAVIISGGLAGLGGAFLSIVANPFYLEGQTSGRGFIGLAAMIFGNWMPGGLALGAGLFGYTDSLNLRGGSENVHALLLLGALLLIIGAIWQAVRKKYVPAAITFVIGALVYAWYATTNEVPNQVVAATPYVITLIVLALSAQRLRMPKADGLPYRKGQGK; this is encoded by the coding sequence ATGACCACGAGCACCACCGCGACCGACCTCAACCAGCCCTCGCTGGAGCCGACCGCCCCGACCGGCCGCAAGATGTCGCTGCCCGTGCTGCTGCTGGTCATCGCCGGCGTCCTGGCACTCACCTCGATCGTCCGCATCATCACCGGCGCCGACGGCATCACCAACGTGAGCCAGATGTCCACCGCGCTGGAGCTGGCCGTCCCGATCGGCCTCGCCGGTCTCGGCGGTCTGTGGGCCGAGCGCGCGGGCGTCGTCAACATCGGCCTCGAAGGCATGATGATCCTCGGCACCTGGTTCGGTGCCTGGGCCGGCTTCCAGTACGGCCCGTGGACCGGCGTCCTGGTCGGCATCGCCGGCGGCGCGATCGGCGGCCTGCTGCACGCCTTCGTCACCGTCACCTTCAACGTCAACCACATCGTCTCCGGTGTGGCCATCAACATCCTCGCCCTCGGCGCCACCCGCTACCTGGCCCCCCTCGCCTTCGAGGGCCACCAGGGCGGTTCGGCCAAGCAGTCCCCGCCGGTCGAGTCCATCGGCGACTTCACCATCCCCGGACTGTCGGACGCGCTGAGCGAACTCAACTCCAAGGGCTGGTTCTTCATCTCCGACCTCGCCGGGCTGCTCGGCGGTCTGGTCACCAACGTCTCGTGGCTGACCCTCGTCGCCGTCGCACTGATCCCCGCCACCTGGTGGATCCTGTGGCGCTCCGCCTTCGGTCTGCGCCTGCGCTCCTGCGGTGAGAACCCCATCGCCGCCGAGTCCCTCGGCGTCAACGTCTACAAGTACAAGTACCTCGCTGTGATCATCTCCGGCGGTCTGGCCGGCCTCGGCGGAGCCTTCCTCTCCATCGTCGCCAACCCCTTCTACCTGGAGGGCCAGACCAGCGGCCGCGGCTTCATCGGTCTCGCGGCGATGATCTTCGGCAACTGGATGCCGGGCGGCCTCGCCCTCGGTGCCGGCCTCTTCGGCTACACCGACAGCCTCAACCTGCGCGGCGGCTCCGAGAACGTCCACGCCCTGCTGCTCCTCGGTGCCCTCCTGCTGATCATCGGCGCGATCTGGCAGGCCGTGCGCAAGAAGTACGTCCCGGCCGCGATCACCTTCGTCATCGGCGCCCTGGTCTACGCCTGGTACGCGACCACCAACGAGGTCCCGAACCAGGTCGTCGCCGCCACGCCGTACGTCATCACCCTGATCGTCCTCGCGCTCTCCGCACAGCGGCTGCGGATGCCGAAGGCGGACGGACTGCCGTACCGCAAGGGCCAGGGCAAGTGA
- a CDS encoding ABC transporter permease: MKKFDKERVLLAVAGPVLALAVAFALTAIVLLASGKNPVEPFTIMFEQATFSDIQVRIINQASLYYIAALAVAIGFRMNLFNIGVDGQYLLGAMITAIVGAHMDLPAALQIPLLMLTAICTGAFWASIVGVLKVTRGVSEVVSSIMLNAIATSVIGYLWLPNVFGVKVGNNNTTGEMAESGWVPGIDMGKAGEIYGLVLLAVLLGVGYWIVINRTRFGFDLRASGASESAAAASGVDPKRMVLTAMLISGGVAGLAGLPILLGDTHTYSLNFPTGIGFLGIGIALLGRNSPVGIAFAALLWAWLDKASPELDFHGYDKEIAVIMQGLIVLSVVVSYETVREWGLRRQQRRVGAELAAGNVLGADASDNNNVKKEVSGR, encoded by the coding sequence ATGAAGAAGTTCGACAAGGAGCGCGTGCTCCTCGCGGTGGCCGGACCGGTCCTCGCGCTCGCCGTGGCCTTCGCGCTGACCGCGATCGTGCTGCTGGCCTCCGGCAAGAACCCGGTCGAGCCGTTCACGATCATGTTCGAGCAGGCCACGTTCTCCGACATCCAGGTCCGGATCATCAACCAGGCCTCGCTGTACTACATCGCGGCCCTCGCGGTGGCCATCGGCTTCCGGATGAACCTGTTCAACATCGGTGTCGACGGCCAGTACCTCCTCGGTGCCATGATCACCGCGATCGTCGGCGCCCACATGGACCTGCCGGCCGCCCTCCAGATCCCGCTGCTGATGCTCACCGCGATCTGCACCGGCGCGTTCTGGGCCTCCATCGTCGGTGTCCTCAAGGTCACCCGCGGCGTCAGCGAGGTCGTCTCCTCGATCATGCTGAACGCGATCGCGACCTCCGTCATCGGCTACCTCTGGCTGCCGAACGTCTTCGGCGTCAAGGTCGGCAACAACAACACCACCGGCGAGATGGCCGAGTCGGGCTGGGTGCCCGGCATCGACATGGGCAAGGCCGGCGAGATCTACGGCCTGGTCCTCCTCGCCGTCCTCCTCGGCGTCGGCTACTGGATCGTCATCAACCGCACCCGCTTCGGCTTCGACCTGCGCGCCTCCGGCGCCTCGGAGTCGGCCGCCGCGGCCAGCGGTGTCGACCCCAAGCGCATGGTCCTCACCGCCATGCTGATCTCCGGCGGTGTCGCGGGCCTCGCGGGCCTGCCGATCCTGCTCGGCGACACCCACACCTACAGCCTCAACTTCCCCACCGGTATCGGCTTCCTCGGTATCGGCATCGCCCTCCTCGGCCGGAACAGCCCCGTCGGCATCGCCTTCGCCGCCCTGCTGTGGGCCTGGCTCGACAAGGCCTCCCCGGAGCTGGACTTCCACGGCTACGACAAGGAGATCGCGGTCATCATGCAGGGCCTGATCGTGCTCTCGGTCGTCGTCTCCTACGAGACCGTCCGCGAGTGGGGCCTGCGCCGGCAGCAGCGCCGGGTCGGCGCCGAACTCGCCGCCGGGAACGTCCTCGGCGCGGACGCCTCCGACAACAACAACGTCAAGAAGGAGGTGTCGGGCCGATGA
- a CDS encoding ABC transporter ATP-binding protein encodes MTAVELAGITKRFPGVVANHDIHLTVRKGTVHALVGENGAGKSTLMKILYGMQKPDEGTIAVDGEQVSFSSPADAIARGIGMVHQHFMLADNLTVLENVVLGSEKLHGIGAKARRKIKEISERYGFGVRPDVLVEELGVAERQRVEILKVLYRGARTLILDEPTAVLVPQEVDSLFANLRELKAQGLAVIFISHKLGEVLSVADEITVIRRGTTVGTAVPAETTPRQLAELMVGSELPTPETAESTVTDRPVLTVKDLRLEAVGGKALLDDISFTIHAGEVLGLAGVEGNGQTELVDALIGLKSADSGTISLADEEITTWATRKRREQGVGYIPEDRHRHGLLLEAPLWENRILGHVTERPNAKGVWLDPKAAQEDTRRIVAEYDVRTPGIDVTAASLSGGNQQKLIVGREMSHKPRFLIAAHPTRGVDVGAQAQIWDQIREARREGLAVLLISADLDELIGLSDTLRVIYNGKLVADADPATITPEELGSAMTGAAAGHLEHEETPETSADESASGSEEDEAR; translated from the coding sequence GTGACCGCCGTCGAACTCGCCGGGATCACCAAGCGATTCCCCGGCGTCGTGGCCAACCACGACATCCACCTGACCGTCCGCAAGGGCACCGTCCACGCTCTCGTCGGGGAGAACGGCGCCGGCAAGTCGACCCTGATGAAGATCCTCTACGGCATGCAGAAGCCGGACGAGGGCACCATCGCGGTCGACGGCGAACAGGTCTCGTTCTCCTCCCCGGCCGACGCCATCGCGCGCGGCATCGGCATGGTGCACCAGCACTTCATGCTCGCCGACAACCTCACGGTCCTGGAGAACGTGGTCCTCGGCAGCGAGAAGCTCCACGGCATCGGCGCCAAGGCCCGCCGCAAGATCAAGGAGATCTCCGAGCGGTACGGCTTCGGAGTCCGCCCCGACGTCCTGGTCGAGGAACTGGGCGTCGCCGAGCGCCAGCGCGTGGAGATCCTCAAGGTCCTCTACCGGGGCGCCCGCACGCTCATCCTGGACGAGCCGACCGCCGTCCTGGTGCCCCAGGAGGTCGACTCCCTCTTCGCCAACCTGCGTGAACTCAAGGCGCAGGGCCTCGCGGTCATCTTCATCTCGCACAAGCTGGGCGAGGTGCTCTCCGTCGCCGACGAGATCACCGTCATCCGGCGCGGCACGACCGTCGGCACGGCCGTCCCCGCCGAGACCACCCCGCGCCAGCTCGCCGAGCTGATGGTCGGCAGCGAACTGCCCACCCCGGAGACGGCCGAGTCCACGGTGACCGACCGCCCCGTCCTCACCGTCAAGGACCTCCGGCTGGAGGCCGTCGGCGGCAAGGCGCTGCTCGACGACATCTCCTTCACCATCCACGCGGGCGAGGTCCTGGGCCTGGCCGGCGTCGAGGGCAACGGCCAGACCGAGCTGGTCGACGCCCTCATCGGCCTGAAGTCCGCCGACTCCGGCACGATCTCGCTCGCCGACGAGGAGATCACCACCTGGGCCACCCGCAAGCGCCGCGAGCAGGGCGTCGGCTACATCCCCGAGGACCGCCACCGGCACGGTCTGCTCCTGGAGGCCCCCCTCTGGGAGAACCGTATCCTCGGCCATGTGACCGAGCGGCCCAACGCCAAGGGCGTCTGGCTCGACCCGAAGGCCGCCCAGGAGGACACCCGCCGGATCGTCGCCGAGTACGACGTCCGCACCCCTGGCATCGACGTCACCGCCGCCTCCCTCTCCGGCGGCAACCAGCAGAAGCTGATCGTCGGCCGCGAGATGAGCCACAAGCCGCGCTTCCTGATCGCCGCCCACCCCACCCGTGGTGTGGACGTCGGAGCGCAGGCCCAGATCTGGGACCAGATCCGCGAGGCCCGCCGCGAGGGCCTGGCCGTGCTGCTGATCTCCGCTGACCTGGACGAGCTGATCGGCCTGTCCGACACCCTCCGGGTGATCTACAACGGCAAGCTGGTCGCCGACGCCGACCCGGCCACCATCACCCCCGAGGAGCTGGGCTCGGCCATGACCGGTGCCGCCGCCGGCCACCTCGAACACGAAGAGACCCCCGAGACCTCGGCGGACGAGTCCGCGTCCGGGTCCGAGGAAGACGAGGCCCGCTGA